Proteins encoded by one window of Streptomyces sp. ALI-76-A:
- the mycP gene encoding type VII secretion-associated serine protease mycosin — MLGSGTRRRRRQAAASTVLGLLLVGAAGVPAHAESTREQQWFLDAMKAEQMWRTSTGEGVTVAVIDTGVDATNPDLRGRVLPGRDFAPDQPGDEHTDYEGHGTGMAGLIAGTGAYGGGNGAFGLAPGAKILPVRLPESGEVNQAEGDKRFNEAASKAIRYATDAGAQVINISQASPTDSSQLRSAVKYALEKGSLIFAGVGNDGDTTNGAMYPAATPGVVGVGAVGKELHKTPESQYGPQVDMAAPGDDMVHACGDETGLCVSHGTSDATALASASAALIWSKHPTWTNNQVLRVMLNTIGAPTDGAKRNDSIGYGIVRPRIALQTPGDPGPADVYPLPDLAAAASTSPSPSASETADIGALAKDDNSAATAPSDKDDSLLWITLGIAVLLAAGLTLAIVVRRRRTAAVTPPMPASAPGQHPYTSGGFGPPPPAPGTAPPGQGPGSV, encoded by the coding sequence ATGCTTGGAAGCGGTACTCGACGCAGGCGACGCCAGGCTGCGGCATCGACGGTTCTCGGCCTGCTGCTGGTGGGCGCCGCGGGCGTGCCGGCCCATGCGGAGTCGACGCGCGAGCAGCAGTGGTTCCTCGACGCCATGAAGGCCGAACAAATGTGGCGGACCAGCACGGGCGAGGGCGTCACGGTCGCCGTGATCGACACGGGAGTCGACGCGACCAACCCCGACCTGAGGGGTCGCGTTCTTCCAGGCAGAGACTTCGCTCCGGACCAGCCGGGAGACGAGCACACCGACTACGAAGGCCACGGCACGGGCATGGCCGGCCTGATCGCCGGTACGGGTGCGTACGGAGGCGGCAACGGAGCCTTCGGCCTCGCGCCCGGCGCGAAGATCCTCCCCGTGCGGCTGCCCGAGTCGGGCGAGGTCAACCAGGCCGAGGGGGACAAGCGCTTCAACGAGGCTGCCTCGAAGGCGATCCGCTACGCGACGGACGCCGGGGCGCAGGTCATCAATATCTCCCAGGCATCGCCAACAGACTCATCGCAGTTGAGGTCGGCAGTGAAGTACGCCCTGGAAAAGGGCTCCTTGATCTTCGCGGGGGTCGGCAATGACGGCGACACAACCAACGGGGCCATGTATCCCGCCGCTACCCCGGGCGTGGTCGGTGTGGGCGCGGTGGGCAAGGAGCTGCACAAGACCCCCGAGTCTCAGTACGGCCCCCAAGTAGATATGGCCGCACCGGGCGATGACATGGTCCACGCGTGCGGGGACGAAACCGGACTGTGCGTAAGCCACGGCACCAGCGACGCCACCGCCCTCGCCTCCGCCAGCGCCGCCCTGATCTGGTCCAAGCACCCGACCTGGACCAACAATCAGGTACTCCGCGTCATGCTCAACACCATCGGCGCCCCCACGGACGGCGCCAAGCGCAACGACTCCATCGGCTACGGCATCGTCCGCCCCCGCATCGCTTTGCAGACCCCGGGTGACCCCGGCCCGGCTGACGTGTATCCGCTCCCGGACCTGGCGGCCGCGGCATCGACTTCGCCCTCGCCTTCGGCTTCGGAAACTGCCGACATCGGTGCTCTGGCGAAGGATGACAACAGCGCCGCGACGGCACCTTCGGACAAGGACGACAGCCTCCTCTGGATCACCCTCGGTATTGCCGTGCTCCTCGCGGCGGGGCTCACGCTTGCCATCGTCGTCCGCAGGCGCCGGACAGCGGCAGTAACACCCCCCATGCCTGCGTCCGCCCCCGGGCAACACCCTTACACCTCTGGGGGGTTCGGGCCGCCCCCTCCGGCGCCCGGCACCGCCCCGCCTGGTCAAGGACCCGGTTCCGTCTGA
- a CDS encoding translation initiation factor IF-2 produces MPAEGPGGSTPFENMSHEQMLAWLDRANAGTVQAAADRLVTAAKEIRKIAEELKVRPQWVEWKGEGADAFRTWSADLANSALRLGDFSEGAGQWLARASDAIAHAQVSIPRDAGSAQANLDAARSARNDPDAASVGAKSTSELAALAANKEAVRQQAAAQMRKLGESYSWSAMQMNSLERPKFPPPPEAIVPEKEKQIDEARSLARPGSAHQGSPSTMPQVSTRASDVAVGQTGPSSRGSDLPERPALADVTPPTRMDIDSVETLPRTSQTPAGPAVGPPAPGRVDAGVTPPTGMITPALGGRTASSAGPAVPGRATVAGRTPSLPGQGVPATNPGRASGGNGIVGGRPTTPPAGRPMGAIPRGTVVGGEATTSRGPLGPAANTAAPAGSATGRPGQSTGRALPPSNGGVVGGSRQQSGRAETRPSLPGSSGVAGNSGATVRGGVSGGAPSAGRPGASRGDSAPRTAQSASPPRTDNRSGRSRRQAGDDENRQQGGRRTVPPVVD; encoded by the coding sequence ATGCCGGCTGAAGGACCTGGTGGCAGCACCCCCTTCGAGAACATGAGCCACGAGCAGATGCTGGCCTGGCTGGACCGGGCGAACGCGGGCACGGTCCAGGCCGCCGCCGACCGGCTGGTCACCGCGGCGAAGGAGATCCGCAAGATCGCCGAAGAGCTGAAGGTCCGCCCGCAGTGGGTGGAATGGAAGGGCGAGGGCGCGGACGCCTTCCGCACCTGGAGCGCGGATCTGGCCAACTCCGCTTTGAGACTGGGCGACTTCAGCGAGGGCGCGGGGCAGTGGCTGGCCCGGGCATCCGACGCGATCGCCCATGCGCAGGTGTCGATCCCGCGGGACGCCGGGAGCGCGCAGGCGAACCTCGACGCGGCCCGGTCCGCCCGCAACGACCCGGACGCGGCGTCCGTCGGAGCCAAGTCCACGAGCGAGCTCGCGGCACTGGCGGCGAACAAGGAGGCGGTACGGCAGCAGGCCGCCGCGCAGATGCGGAAGCTGGGGGAGTCGTACTCGTGGTCGGCGATGCAGATGAACTCGCTGGAGCGGCCTAAGTTTCCGCCGCCGCCGGAGGCGATCGTGCCGGAGAAGGAGAAACAGATTGACGAAGCGCGCAGTCTTGCGCGCCCCGGCAGTGCGCATCAGGGCTCTCCTTCGACCATGCCCCAGGTGTCCACTCGGGCTTCGGACGTAGCTGTGGGACAGACGGGGCCGTCCTCTCGTGGTTCCGATCTGCCTGAGCGCCCCGCGCTCGCGGACGTCACACCACCGACTCGAATGGACATCGACTCGGTGGAGACACTCCCGCGCACCTCACAGACGCCGGCGGGTCCGGCGGTCGGCCCGCCCGCCCCTGGCCGGGTGGATGCCGGGGTGACCCCGCCGACGGGGATGATCACTCCGGCGTTGGGAGGCCGCACGGCATCCTCTGCCGGTCCGGCGGTACCGGGGCGGGCGACAGTTGCCGGACGCACGCCCTCGCTGCCGGGCCAGGGAGTCCCCGCCACGAACCCCGGCCGCGCGTCTGGTGGCAACGGCATCGTCGGCGGCCGTCCCACCACACCGCCCGCGGGCAGGCCGATGGGAGCCATCCCGCGAGGCACAGTGGTGGGCGGCGAGGCGACGACCTCTCGCGGTCCGCTGGGCCCCGCCGCGAACACCGCCGCTCCCGCCGGTTCGGCAACCGGTCGGCCGGGGCAGTCAACCGGTCGAGCCCTTCCTCCCTCCAACGGAGGCGTCGTCGGCGGCAGCCGGCAACAGTCCGGCCGGGCGGAAACCCGCCCCTCCCTGCCTGGCAGCTCCGGAGTGGCCGGGAACTCCGGCGCCACCGTGAGAGGTGGCGTCTCGGGTGGCGCGCCCAGCGCAGGGCGCCCGGGCGCGAGCCGTGGTGACAGCGCTCCGCGCACGGCACAGTCAGCTTCCCCGCCCCGCACGGACAACAGGAGCGGACGTTCTCGCCGCCAGGCCGGGGACGACGAGAACCGGCAGCAGGGCGGACGCCGCACCGTGCCGCCGGTCGTCGACTGA
- a CDS encoding NAD(P)/FAD-dependent oxidoreductase, with product MSTTERPRILVVGGGYVGLYAARRILKKMRYGEATVTVVDPRSYMTYQPFLPETAAGSISPRHVVVPLRRVLPKAEVLTGRVTTIDQDRKVATISPLVGEAYELPFDYLVVALGAVSRTFPIPGLAEQGIGMKGIEEAIGLRNHVLEQLDKADSTNDEEIRRKALTFVFVGGGFAGAETIGEVEDMARDAAKYYNNVSREDMRFILVDAADKILPEVGPKLGQYGKEHLEARGVEVYLSTSMDSCVDGHVVLKNGLEVDSSTIVWTAGVKPNPTLSRYGLPLGPRGHVDCEPTLQVKGTDYIWAAGDNAQVPDLVGRKAGNENAWCPPNAQHALRQARVLGDNVISGMRGFPQKDYSHANKGAVAGLGLHKGVAMIVMGKMKIKLKGRLAWYMHRGYHGLAMPTWNRKIRVFADWTLAMFLKREVVSLGALETPREEFYEAAKPAPVAAASKAEGKSKAEDKPKAEQAKAS from the coding sequence ATGAGCACCACGGAGCGTCCCAGGATCCTCGTAGTAGGCGGTGGGTACGTAGGCCTGTACGCAGCTCGGCGCATTCTCAAGAAGATGCGCTACGGCGAGGCGACCGTCACGGTCGTCGACCCCCGGTCGTACATGACCTACCAGCCCTTCCTCCCCGAAACCGCCGCCGGCAGCATCTCCCCGCGCCACGTCGTCGTCCCGTTGCGACGCGTGCTGCCCAAGGCGGAGGTGCTCACCGGTCGGGTCACCACCATCGACCAGGACCGCAAGGTCGCCACGATCTCCCCACTGGTGGGCGAGGCGTACGAGCTGCCCTTCGACTACCTGGTCGTCGCGCTCGGCGCGGTCTCCCGTACCTTCCCGATCCCCGGCCTCGCCGAGCAGGGCATCGGCATGAAGGGCATCGAGGAGGCCATCGGCCTGCGCAACCACGTCCTCGAGCAGCTGGACAAGGCCGACTCCACGAACGACGAGGAGATCCGCCGCAAGGCGCTCACCTTCGTCTTCGTCGGCGGTGGCTTCGCGGGTGCGGAGACCATCGGCGAGGTCGAGGACATGGCCCGCGACGCGGCGAAGTACTACAACAACGTCTCCCGCGAGGACATGCGGTTCATCCTCGTCGACGCCGCCGACAAGATCCTCCCCGAGGTCGGCCCCAAGCTCGGCCAGTACGGCAAGGAGCACCTGGAGGCCCGCGGGGTCGAGGTCTACCTCTCCACCTCCATGGACTCCTGCGTCGACGGCCACGTGGTGCTGAAGAACGGCCTCGAGGTCGACTCCAGCACCATCGTGTGGACGGCCGGCGTCAAGCCGAACCCGACCCTGTCCCGCTACGGCCTTCCCCTCGGCCCCCGCGGTCACGTCGACTGCGAGCCCACGCTCCAGGTCAAGGGCACCGACTACATCTGGGCCGCCGGTGACAACGCCCAGGTTCCGGACCTCGTCGGCCGCAAGGCGGGCAACGAGAACGCCTGGTGCCCCCCGAACGCGCAGCACGCCCTCCGCCAGGCGCGGGTCCTCGGCGACAACGTGATCTCCGGTATGCGGGGCTTCCCGCAGAAGGACTACAGCCACGCCAACAAGGGTGCTGTGGCGGGCCTCGGCCTCCACAAGGGCGTCGCGATGATCGTCATGGGCAAGATGAAGATCAAGCTCAAGGGCCGGCTGGCGTGGTACATGCACCGCGGCTACCACGGTCTGGCCATGCCGACGTGGAACCGCAAGATCCGCGTCTTCGCCGACTGGACGCTCGCCATGTTCCTCAAGCGCGAGGTCGTGTCCCTGGGCGCCCTGGAGACTCCGCGCGAGGAGTTCTACGAGGCCGCGAAGCCCGCGCCGGTCGCCGCCGCGAGCAAGGCCGAGGGCAAGTCCAAGGCCGAGGACAAGCCGAAGGCCGAACAGGCCAAGGCGTCCTGA
- a CDS encoding type II toxin-antitoxin system RelE/ParE family toxin, whose translation MLRHREGDPVGRRPRTRSPSMVACTGPYRLRVGSYRVAYQINDGELVILVVKVGDRRDVNRNL comes from the coding sequence ATCCTCCGCCACCGTGAAGGCGATCCCGTCGGGCGTCGCCCACGAACGCGATCCCCGAGCATGGTCGCGTGTACGGGGCCCTACCGACTCAGGGTCGGCAGCTACAGGGTCGCCTACCAGATCAACGACGGTGAGCTCGTCATCCTCGTCGTCAAGGTGGGCGACCGGCGGGACGTGAACCGCAACCTGTAG
- a CDS encoding Ppx/GppA phosphatase family protein, producing MTRVAAVDCGTNSIRLLVADADPATGELVDLDRRMTIVRLGQGVDRTGRLAPEALERTFAACREYAEAVKEHGAERLRFVATSASRDAENRADFVRGVLDILGVEPEVITGDQEAEFSFTGATRELTGRGDLDRPFLVVDIGGGSTEFVVGEEHVRAARSVDIGCVRMTERHLVRDGVVSDPPSPEQIAAMRADIEAALDLAEGTVPLREARTLVGLAGSVTTVSAIAQDLSAYDPAAIHHSRVSRDRVREITEWLLRSTHAERAAVPSMHPGRVDVIGAGALVLLSIMERIGAEEVVVSEHDILDGIAWSVA from the coding sequence GTGACCCGGGTCGCCGCCGTCGACTGCGGTACGAACTCGATCCGGCTCCTCGTCGCGGACGCCGACCCGGCGACCGGTGAACTGGTCGACCTGGACCGCCGGATGACCATCGTCCGGCTCGGCCAGGGCGTCGACCGGACCGGCCGGCTCGCTCCGGAGGCGCTGGAGCGGACCTTCGCCGCCTGCCGTGAGTACGCGGAGGCCGTCAAGGAGCACGGCGCCGAGCGCCTGCGCTTCGTGGCCACGTCCGCCTCCCGGGACGCCGAGAACCGCGCGGACTTCGTCCGCGGGGTGCTGGACATCCTCGGGGTCGAACCCGAGGTCATCACCGGCGACCAGGAGGCCGAGTTCTCCTTCACCGGTGCCACGAGGGAACTGACGGGCCGGGGCGACCTGGACCGTCCCTTTCTGGTCGTGGACATCGGCGGCGGCTCGACCGAGTTCGTCGTCGGCGAGGAACACGTGCGCGCCGCCCGCTCGGTCGACATCGGCTGCGTACGCATGACGGAGCGGCACCTCGTCCGGGACGGCGTCGTGTCCGACCCGCCGTCCCCGGAGCAGATCGCGGCCATGCGGGCCGACATCGAGGCGGCCCTCGACCTCGCCGAAGGGACGGTCCCGCTGCGCGAGGCGCGCACGCTGGTGGGCCTGGCCGGCTCGGTGACGACGGTCTCCGCGATCGCGCAGGACCTGAGCGCGTACGACCCGGCGGCCATCCACCACTCCCGCGTCTCCCGGGACCGGGTCCGCGAGATCACCGAGTGGCTCCTGCGCTCGACCCACGCCGAGCGCGCGGCCGTCCCCTCCATGCATCCGGGCCGCGTCGACGTGATCGGCGCGGGCGCCCTCGTCCTGCTCTCGATCATGGAGCGGATCGGCGCGGAGGAGGTCGTGGTGAGCGAGCACGACATCCTCGACGGGATCGCCTGGTCTGTGGCCTGA
- a CDS encoding DUF501 domain-containing protein → MQTPPPPTPRTDPTDADVEAFKQQLGRPPRGLRAIAHRCPCGQPDVVETAPRLPDGTPFPTLYYLTCPKASSAIGTLEANGVMKEMTARLESDPELAAAYRAAHEDYVRRRDEIEELKGFPSAGGMPDRVKCLHVLVAHSLAAGPGVNPLGDEALEMLPEWWRKGACVVPAGETSVPEASARQASGPRTPVRDTSVPGETP, encoded by the coding sequence ATGCAGACGCCCCCGCCCCCTACGCCGCGCACCGACCCCACCGACGCGGACGTCGAAGCCTTCAAGCAGCAGCTCGGGCGCCCGCCGCGCGGCCTGCGCGCCATCGCGCACCGCTGCCCGTGCGGACAGCCGGACGTGGTCGAGACGGCCCCCCGCCTCCCCGACGGCACACCCTTCCCGACGCTCTACTACCTGACGTGCCCGAAGGCGTCCTCCGCCATCGGCACGCTGGAGGCGAACGGTGTGATGAAGGAGATGACGGCCCGCCTGGAGAGCGACCCGGAGCTGGCCGCCGCCTACCGTGCCGCGCACGAGGACTACGTCCGGCGCCGGGACGAGATCGAGGAGCTGAAGGGCTTCCCCAGCGCGGGCGGCATGCCGGACCGGGTCAAGTGCCTGCACGTCCTGGTCGCCCACTCCCTGGCGGCCGGCCCCGGGGTGAACCCGCTGGGCGACGAGGCGCTGGAGATGCTGCCGGAGTGGTGGCGCAAGGGGGCGTGTGTGGTGCCCGCGGGGGAGACGTCCGTACCGGAAGCGTCCGCGCGACAGGCGTCCGGTCCGCGGACGCCCGTGCGGGACACGTCCGTCCCGGGGGAGACCCCGTGA
- a CDS encoding septum formation initiator family protein yields the protein MAVKDRDRFSTTTRIRLLGEQTAARVYRSQTRRQARRSRLTGRAALLALVLCTLVVALAYPIRQYVSQRAEIADLQRRQEQARQRVEQLRDLKARWQDDAYAEQQIRQRLHYVMPGETGFVVIGPDAATRSRADQGAAGRPWYANVWDGVDKSDASDQ from the coding sequence ATGGCCGTGAAGGACCGGGACCGGTTCTCCACCACGACCAGGATCCGGTTGCTCGGTGAGCAGACGGCGGCCCGCGTCTACCGCTCGCAGACCAGACGGCAGGCCCGCCGCTCCCGGCTGACCGGCCGCGCCGCGCTGCTCGCCCTCGTCCTGTGCACGCTGGTCGTGGCGCTCGCCTATCCCATAAGGCAGTACGTCTCCCAGCGCGCCGAGATCGCCGACCTGCAACGCCGGCAGGAGCAGGCCCGGCAGCGGGTGGAGCAACTGCGCGACCTCAAGGCACGCTGGCAGGACGACGCCTACGCGGAGCAGCAGATCCGGCAGCGGCTGCACTACGTCATGCCGGGCGAGACGGGCTTCGTCGTCATCGGCCCGGACGCGGCCACGCGGTCGCGCGCCGACCAGGGCGCCGCCGGCCGCCCCTGGTACGCCAACGTCTGGGACGGCGTCGACAAGTCCGACGCCTCCGACCAGTGA
- the eno gene encoding phosphopyruvate hydratase, whose translation MLVPSIDVVVAREILDSRGNPTVEVEVGLDDGSTGRAAVPSGASTGAFEAIELRDGDPNRYQGKGVEKAVLAVIEQIGPELVGYDATEQRLIDQAMFDLDATDNKGSLGANAILGVSLAVAHAASEASDLPLFRYLGGPNAHLLPVPMMNILNGGSHADSNVDIQEFMIAPIGAESFSEALRWGTEVYHTLKKVLKKKGLSTGLGDEGGFAPNLGSNREALDLILEAINEAGYTPGEQIALALDVAASEFYKDGVYSFEGKERSAAEMTEYYEELVAAYPLVSVEDPLFEDDWAGWKVLTDKLGDKVQIVGDDLFVTNPERLARGIDEGAANALLVKVNQIGSLTETLDAVELAQRSGFKCMMSHRSGETEDVTIADLAVATNCGQIKTGAPARSERVAKYNQLLRIEEILDDAAVYAGRSAFPRFKG comes from the coding sequence ATGCTCGTGCCGTCCATCGACGTCGTCGTAGCCCGGGAAATCCTGGACTCCCGAGGCAACCCCACGGTCGAGGTCGAGGTCGGCCTCGACGACGGCAGCACCGGTCGTGCCGCCGTCCCGTCCGGCGCCTCCACGGGCGCATTCGAGGCCATCGAGCTCCGTGACGGCGACCCGAACCGCTACCAGGGCAAGGGTGTCGAGAAGGCCGTCCTGGCCGTCATCGAGCAGATCGGCCCGGAGCTGGTCGGCTACGACGCCACCGAGCAGCGGCTGATCGACCAGGCGATGTTCGACCTGGACGCCACCGACAACAAGGGCTCCCTCGGCGCCAACGCCATCCTCGGCGTCTCCCTCGCCGTGGCCCACGCCGCCTCCGAGGCCAGCGACCTCCCGCTCTTCCGCTACCTGGGCGGCCCGAACGCGCACCTGCTGCCGGTGCCGATGATGAACATCCTGAACGGCGGCTCGCACGCCGACTCCAACGTGGACATCCAGGAGTTCATGATCGCCCCGATCGGCGCGGAGTCCTTCTCCGAGGCCCTGCGCTGGGGCACCGAGGTCTACCACACCCTCAAGAAGGTGCTGAAGAAGAAGGGCCTGTCCACCGGCCTCGGCGACGAGGGCGGCTTCGCCCCGAACCTCGGCTCCAACCGCGAGGCCCTCGACCTCATCCTCGAAGCGATCAACGAGGCCGGCTACACCCCCGGCGAGCAGATCGCCCTGGCCCTCGACGTCGCCGCCTCCGAGTTCTACAAGGACGGCGTCTACTCCTTCGAGGGCAAGGAGCGCTCCGCCGCCGAGATGACGGAGTACTACGAGGAGCTCGTCGCGGCCTACCCGCTCGTCTCCGTCGAGGACCCGCTGTTCGAGGACGACTGGGCCGGCTGGAAGGTCCTCACCGACAAGCTGGGCGACAAGGTCCAGATCGTCGGCGACGACCTGTTCGTCACCAACCCGGAGCGCCTGGCCCGCGGCATCGACGAGGGCGCGGCCAACGCCCTGCTCGTCAAGGTCAACCAGATCGGCTCGCTGACCGAGACGCTGGACGCCGTCGAGCTGGCCCAGCGCAGCGGCTTCAAGTGCATGATGTCCCACCGCTCCGGCGAGACCGAGGACGTCACCATCGCCGACCTGGCCGTCGCCACCAACTGCGGCCAGATCAAGACCGGTGCCCCGGCCCGCTCCGAGCGCGTCGCCAAGTACAACCAGCTGCTGCGCATCGAGGAGATCCTCGACGACGCCGCGGTGTACGCCGGCCGCTCGGCCTTCCCCCGCTTCAAGGGCTGA
- a CDS encoding transglycosylase family protein, giving the protein MLFSAKGKHRRPSKATRAIAIAGVTGAAVAAPLMAAGSASAATASEWDTVAQCESGGNWSINTGNGYYGGLQFSASTWAAYGGTQYASTANQASKAQQIAVAEKVLAGQGKGAWPVCGKGLSSASYNGGAAESSSSGSSGSSQSQSQGQSTDTSSRSTSEQPASRSAERPATKKTVTTPTGKKVKKGDGEYKVVSGDTLSSIAEEHDVKGGWAKLFELNEDIVDDANLIYPGQQLHLK; this is encoded by the coding sequence ATGCTGTTTTCCGCCAAGGGCAAGCACCGCCGCCCGTCCAAGGCCACTCGCGCCATCGCCATCGCCGGTGTCACCGGTGCCGCCGTCGCCGCCCCGCTGATGGCGGCCGGCAGCGCCTCCGCCGCCACCGCCTCCGAGTGGGACACCGTCGCCCAGTGCGAGTCCGGCGGCAACTGGTCCATCAACACCGGCAACGGCTACTACGGCGGCCTGCAGTTCTCGGCCTCCACCTGGGCCGCGTACGGCGGCACGCAGTACGCCTCCACCGCCAACCAGGCCTCCAAGGCGCAGCAGATCGCCGTCGCCGAGAAGGTCCTGGCGGGCCAGGGCAAGGGTGCCTGGCCGGTCTGCGGCAAGGGCCTGTCGAGCGCCTCCTACAACGGTGGCGCCGCCGAGTCCTCGTCCAGCGGCTCCAGCGGCTCCTCGCAGAGCCAGAGCCAGGGTCAGAGCACCGACACCAGCAGCCGCTCCACCAGCGAGCAGCCGGCCTCCCGCTCCGCCGAGCGTCCGGCCACCAAGAAGACCGTCACCACCCCGACCGGCAAGAAGGTCAAGAAGGGCGACGGCGAGTACAAGGTCGTCTCCGGTGACACCCTCAGCTCCATCGCCGAGGAGCACGACGTCAAGGGCGGCTGGGCGAAGCTGTTCGAGCTGAACGAGGACATCGTCGACGACGCCAACCTCATCTACCCGGGTCAGCAGCTCCACCTGAAGTAA
- a CDS encoding transglycosylase family protein — translation MLSGNGRHRRPRQAPALLVAAGVTGSAIAIPLLGATGASAATGTTWDQVANCETDGSWSADSGDGHYGGLHIAQEDWEQYGGLDYAPRADQASRSQQIAVAEKILADQGVGYWSTCGLLNGLSKDTKAADVDTGVAGDATSDPSGGAGSSGLSDPAEPSTESSGDASTDPAPDAASPSASAPSSAVSPGSSDTGDKKDKRPESDTSADSGSGASGSPGSGGSSVDVANQDDSDNSWQVGGSSSLVDTGALSAGKHRGDRADENATLGADTAASGGRHAARGDSYTVRPGDTLASIADSLGLDGGWRALYAENKQAIGADPSRVVPGQTLGLGVE, via the coding sequence ATGCTCTCCGGGAACGGCCGTCATCGTCGCCCCCGCCAGGCTCCGGCTCTTCTCGTCGCGGCCGGAGTGACCGGCTCCGCCATCGCGATCCCGCTGCTCGGTGCCACCGGCGCCAGCGCGGCGACCGGCACCACCTGGGACCAGGTCGCCAACTGCGAGACCGACGGCTCCTGGAGCGCGGACAGCGGCGACGGGCACTACGGCGGACTCCACATCGCCCAGGAGGACTGGGAGCAGTACGGCGGCCTCGACTACGCCCCGCGCGCCGACCAGGCCAGCCGCTCCCAGCAGATCGCCGTCGCGGAGAAGATCCTGGCCGACCAGGGCGTCGGCTACTGGTCCACCTGCGGACTGCTCAACGGGCTCAGCAAGGACACCAAGGCGGCCGACGTCGACACGGGCGTGGCGGGCGACGCGACGTCGGACCCGTCGGGCGGCGCGGGCTCCTCCGGCCTGTCCGACCCCGCCGAGCCGTCGACGGAGTCGTCCGGGGACGCGTCCACGGACCCGGCGCCGGACGCCGCGTCGCCGTCCGCGTCGGCCCCCTCGTCCGCGGTCTCGCCGGGCTCGTCCGACACAGGGGACAAGAAGGACAAGCGGCCCGAGTCCGACACATCGGCTGATTCCGGCTCAGGTGCCAGTGGCTCCCCGGGCTCCGGCGGCTCCTCGGTCGACGTGGCGAATCAGGATGACTCGGACAACTCCTGGCAAGTCGGCGGCTCTTCGAGCCTCGTCGACACCGGTGCCCTCAGTGCCGGCAAGCACCGCGGTGACAGGGCCGACGAGAACGCGACCCTCGGCGCCGACACCGCCGCCTCCGGTGGCCGCCACGCCGCTCGCGGTGACTCGTACACCGTCCGCCCCGGAGACACTCTCGCGTCCATCGCCGACTCCCTTGGGCTCGACGGCGGATGGCGTGCGCTCTACGCGGAGAACAAGCAGGCGATCGGCGCCGACCCGAGCCGCGTCGTGCCCGGTCAGACCCTTGGACTTGGTGTCGAATAG